One region of Fragaria vesca subsp. vesca linkage group LG4, FraVesHawaii_1.0, whole genome shotgun sequence genomic DNA includes:
- the LOC101308569 gene encoding uncharacterized protein LOC101308569 produces MVEEDEDVIGERSNVDVEEVGVVAEIDVEVEVRDWRSEDMDKRWMQYDQGNPEYQQGILDFLLFVLEHVDGRTVHRYNELTLEEIRAGHFQHAGSSSNSFDPYVDPSMNIIHDVFPSFATRHEEEVVYDTIDADHAFSNVDNDDYDKYNRLLAKAQTPLYPGCNVTVLGAIIEQIKTKVDSNWSNVSFNRNLVNIKKLLPPGNNFPHSFDKVQSMLKDLGLSYENIDACKNNCVLFYGVINKDLDYCLVCKASRWKSSSSSSKKKRIPKKVLRYFPLIPRLKRMYMSSHTSEQMRWHGVTRKNDDTLRHPADGEAWKSFDRSFPDFAADIRNVRLGLVTDGFNPTGNMNLSYSIWPVIVVVYNLPPWMCMKKEFSMLTLLIPGRYSPEKCLDVYMRPLIDELKELWENGVPTFDWYSQTSFRMKAAVIWTISDFPGYGMLSSQTTKGYKACPICLGDLNASWHAGKVCYLGSRTRLPEDHP; encoded by the exons GACATGGACAAGAGATGGATGCAGTACGACCAGGGGAACCCTGAATACCAACAAGGAATTCTAGATTTTTTGTTATTTGTACTTGAACATGTTGATGGCAGAACTGTACACAGGT ATAATGAACTTACCTTGGAAGAAATCCGAGCGGGACACTTTCAGCATGCTGGCTCATCCAGCAATAGTTTTGACCCTTATGTGGATCCTTCTATGAACATTATACATGATGTTTTTCCTTCATTTGCTACAAGACATGAGGAAGAGGTTGTTTACGATACCATTGATGCAGACCATGCTTTTTCAAATGTTGACAATGATGATTACGATAAGTATAACAGGCTGCTTGCTAAAGCACAAACCCCATTGTACCCTGGATGTAATGTAACTGTCTTGGGTGCCATCATTGAACAGATTAAAACCAAAGTTGACAGCAATTGGTCGAATGTGTCGTTTAACCGTAACTTGGTGAACATTAAGAAATTGCTTCCTCCAGGAAACAACTTTCCCCACAGCTTTGATAAGGTACAAAGTATGTTGAAAGATCTTGGCCTCAGTTATGAGAATATCGACGCATGCAAGAATAACTGCGTTTTGTTTTATGGAGTCATCAACAAAGACCTGGATTACTGTCTAGTGTGCAAAGCGTCGAGGTGGAAGTCATCATCTTCTTCATCTAAGAAGAAAAGGATTCCAAAGAAGGTGCTTCGTTATTTCCCATTGATTCCTAGGTTGAAGCGTATGTACATGTCTTCACACACTTCAGAACAGATGAGATGGCATGGGGTAACGAGGAAAAATGATGACACTCTCAGACACCCTGCAGATGGGGAGGCTTGGAAATCATTTGACAGATCATTTCCTGATTTTGCAGCAGACATTCGAAATGTAAGACTTGGACTTGTAACAGACGGGTTTAATCCTACCGGAAACATGAATTTGTCTTATAGTATTTGGCCTGTTATTGTTGTGGTGTACAACCTACCTCCATGGATGTGTATGAAGAAGGAATTTAGTATGCTGACTTTGTTAATTCCAGGTCGTTATTCTCCAGAAAAATGTCTTGATGTGTACATGAGACCATTGATTGACGAGTTAAAAGAATTATGGGAAAATGGTGTCCCTACTTTTGACTGGTATAGTCAAACTTCATTTAGGATGAAAGCAGCAGTGATTTGGACCATTAGTGATTTTCCTGGATACGGGATGTTGTCGTCTCAAACCACTAAAGGTTACAAGGCTTGCCCAATCTGCTTAGGAGACCTAAATGCTAGTTGGCACGCTGGAAAGGTGTGTTACTTGGGGAGTCGTACAAGGCTTCCGGAAGATCATCCATGA